Part of the Citrus sinensis cultivar Valencia sweet orange chromosome 2, DVS_A1.0, whole genome shotgun sequence genome, aaaatcttacttgcataaatattttgaatcaGGTCCatttaatcttattttaaGTATTGATGTGATCATCATATGGATTCatagaagacataaatataagttatctcatgattaaataaattaagttcgcaATTGGTAAATAGAGTTGGAcgctctatttatgtttagactgtagtaaattcattgaatgatttgccTTAAttatgtatgaatttactgatgtaATTTGACTATATTGAGttggatcacatatgagatttaattaaccttaaaatGACCGttaaacttattaaatctaataggcattgattttattgcaatcttaatcttgagttaattatattttcgTGTTTGTGATTgtcatttcatttgagttactAATGGGCACGACATGCATTTatagtcaagattacccggtatcttggtgaaAACAATTATGAGCAGTGAgattatagattaacaatatagaatttgtacaataCATCTCTTCACGGGTTTTCAGTatttgatcatagaattctctggacAGAGAGTgtcaatataattaatatattgaaaatgatcattagagaaaaccagtaagtatcaaggaacaatatgtaattaaattgattgaacAATTGAGGCATCAATTTAATTAGCGATATGGTACAAATGATTGTTCagtaagaaaatcaatgtggcATGGGTCGCATTATTATTTGAGAACACTATCCTAGATAGAATGCAATTATGGatgtcagttccaatcttttagtagagtagattttgaattaaataattggattagtttaattagaggtctaattattgtagccactattatATGCACCCatatgatccccgggttaataagtaagataattAGCTATTTGAGTTAAAAGtcctaatatattatttagtgggagactccatttaatatatttgtgtGTAGGGggccttgtgttattttacaaggtgggcccCAATAATAAGAACAAGTAACGCCacttttggttttattattttttaatttaaatcaaatttgatttaatagaattaaaaataagaatataaatatgagcctagggtttccaccaaatagagatataaaatgacttgttttctttaaaaggaGACAGTAGCCACAATATACAAATCagagaaaaaagattttttctctctaactttgagagaaaaaattttctcttgctAGTTGCTTTTAGCAGTGATAAAAGCGCCCACatgtcaagtgcagatcaatcTTGAGTCATAATCTGAAAGATCACTGTGACAAATCATGATCTAATAAGATTGGTGGTGACAGATCGTGATCTGGGAGTCTAGATTACTTCAGCGAAAAAGCAAAGatacgatttctagattatggtaattttatatattgtatgagaattgcaattcaaatatttccgctgcaaattatttttcatatacttCATGActtaataacattttcttgCTGGTTTTTAACCATGTCAAGGCAAAGGAGCTGCTACCGGGGAGTTTGACTTAAAAGGAATCGGCTTGAGGCTCCGACGGATTAAACGTTCCGTCATACTCTGCCGGATTAAACTTCACCGGATCAAACTTCCTGTCATTGAGAGTTCAaagacaaacaaaaattaatattgaaagacgaaaaaaaaaaagaaaaaacatggaAGCATACTACATCACATGAATCTGAAAAATGAACCTGTAAATATTTGTACCTTGAATTGGTCCGAATTAGGGAATTCTTGCTTGTATCAATAGAGCCCATGAACTCATTGAGAAGATTATACAGGCTACAATCAAAGCACAGACACGGGCATTTCTGTGGCACCTCAGCATTCTGCTGTACTACAAATATGTTCAGATATATGCCAAATAAGTGAAATGAGTCtcttactttaaaattttatttgattaccgCTAACATCAGACCTCTAATATAGAGATTACAGTTCAAGAGATTATGCAGCATGCAGAAATCGGGAATGTCGAAATGCCTCACGATACaaaataaacttataaattactttttcatcattttggtCGATGACTTTCTTACATACAAGACGGTCAACAATACTGGgatgaaagaaaatcaaaattcggACTTTGAACAtccaagtcaaataaaaaaaactgcactttattccataaatatttttgttaaattcattttccttgCCTATATGTGAACTCAAATCTTTGCTTCGGTAGACTATTCAACCCACCAAAATTGCTCTGTTTGCTTTCTTAGTACCTAGCATGTGCCATGTGCAAAACAACATTTTACATTCCTTAGGCCTCCGGGCAGAAAATATTCAAAGAATACTGAAAGAAGATCCAACTGCTGCTGCACattattttcctttccttGATGGTTTTAGGAGCGCTGGAAtgtttataaaatgaaacgaAATACTGCTGGTCAGGCTCTGCCTAAGCATTTACACACGACAGTAGTAGAAATTTGCACATAATTTTATAGAGAATGACCTGATGATAATCAGAGAcaatagggaaaaaaaaaaatctttaaacgtCATAAAAAAAGGATTCATTATGTGAGtattaaaacacaaaaatgcGGCTATATGGGTGCAATTTGGAGAATTTGATTTGTCATGCTAACTGACCAACttagttcaaaatattttaaaacaagtATCATCAGTCCTTTAATTAAGCGATCCAACTGGGTGATGGAAAGGAATCTTGAGTACGTACACTAATGGCATTGAATAATCACACAAATAGTCTGAAATACAGGAAATTGAGGTCTTGATCCCACAAACAAGGGCAAACGAAACTCTTTAGTAAACAAGCTGCTgtataaaagataatttgatATCGATTGAATAGCtggagaaaaatattatttcttttcacaCATTTTCTTTGCATGATCTTATACAATTTATACAAAGATAAAGAGCTATTTTAGGACTATGTTATGGCTTGACATACGAGAGTTTCCTATTATATCCACAAAGATTGTGATTTGGAAAAGTTTAGGCTAAAACTAATACTAGCCGTTGTTGACAAGTCTTGAACTTGGTAAGCCTTTAGCTAAGGCTGAGCAAAATGCTAAATTGACTTCAAAATGATTTGAGGAAAATTTATTCCTTCCTTTTGTAGAGTTCATGATTGCCTTGCTGTCATTGTCTTGGTTGTGgttgatttgaaaataattcttatcAGCCCCCTTCAAAGTAAGAATTGCCATGGTGTGTATTCCAAGTTTGTGCCGAAATTTTGAGAACAATGCTTTGGACAATGGTTTACTGAATAAATCTACCGTTTGCTGTGATGATGGAATATATCTTGTGTTCAGTAATCTACTTGTTACTTTCTCACGAACAAAGTGATAATCAAGCTCAATGTGCTTGGTCCGtgcatggaaaaaaaaagattttttgaCATATGAAGGGAGCTGATATTGTCGCATATAAGAACTGGAGGCTTTATCAGGTTTATGCCAATCTCTTTGAATATGTATGTAAGTCAAGTGAGTTTGACTGCCGTAGATACCATGCAATGATATTCAGCTTCTGTACTGGAACGAGCAACGATGGTTTgcttttttaaacgatgatcCAAGGTAAATGCAGAAGCCACTCGTACTTCATCAAGTTAAAGGGCAACCCACCCAATCTGAATTTGAGAACCCATAAAGTGTCAAGGAACTTTGTTTCAAATAGCGAAGTCCAAAGTTAAGTGTCTTTTTGAGGTATCGCAATATCCGTTTGACAGCTCGAGATCAACCTTTGTTGGTTGTTGGAATTTTTGACACACTTTGTTGACCGCATGTGTGATATCTGGTCTGGTAGAAGTGAGGTATTGAAGACTTCCCACTATTTGTCGATACTCAGTAGCATTAACGGATTGTGCATCATCAAATCTTGGTATCTGTTTCACAGCCATTAGAGTGGCAACGAATGTACTATCTTGCATCTTTGTTTTGTCAAGTAAATCCCTTGTGTATTTGGCCTGCGGAAGAAAGATACCTtgtttaaatttcttgatttcaatacctaagaaataatttaataagcCAAGATCTTTTAAGGCAAATTGAGAACTAAGAGTATGGATGATGTGTTGAATCATTTTGCTATTATTGCCCGTTATTATcacatcatcaacataaaccaataataaaacaatattagATTCACAGCAACATTGTGGCCCTTTTTTCCACATATTTGGCAAATAATgatatcttctttttcttgatgGTTGGCATTATTTTTTGGAGCAGTTTGAGCATCTGAGGCAGTTTGTCTTTTTTGAGAATTAATgactttgttttcattttgataTGAATGgcttctatttttatttgagcCCCCACACCATTTTGCACAAAACCTCTTCCACGACCATCGTTTTTACTTCCTCTTTGGTTTCTTCCCCTTCCTCTAGCATCAAACAACGCctgatttttattaacaagcataacatcttcttctttttgtacCATTATGGTTTGTTCATGATTCTGAAGGGCAAGGATGAAATGCTTTAAAGTTGGATATGGAGGTTTAGTTAGCATGGTAGTCATGAAATCCGCGTACTTAGGCCCCAAGGATCGTGCAAGTTGGAAGACTTTGTCTTTATCTGAAATTGGTTTCCCAATTACTGTCAAGTTGTCACACAatgatttgaatttattaagaaattcttcgagctttGTATTTCCCTTTTAAAGAGAGCAGAGGCTATCCTTCAACCAAGATTCTTGTTCCTTGGTGGCTGGAAGCATTTGCTCTTTAATGGAAAGCCATGCTTCACAAGCAGTTTGGCCTTCTATAATCAAGCTTAGAACATCTTCAACCATCATCCCTCTAAGCCATGTCATCAATAATCCATCATTATTCATCCATTGAATAAATTCTggatttattatttctttcccaCCTTGTGTAACCATTTTCGTTGGAGTCTTGTCTTTTACAATGTGATGCTCCATCTCAAGGCTTTTGATTAAAGGAAGGACTTGAGACTTccataaaagataattatttaatgtgaGTTTAATAGAAACAAGATTGGCACATTGATGAAAGGATTGAATAGTGAGTTGTGGTTCTGCAAAAATTTTCAGCCATCTACTTTGATACcataaaagataatttgatATCGATTGAATAgctgaagaaaaatattatttcttttcacatATTTTCTTTACATGTTCTTATACAATTCATAGAAAGATAAGGAGCTATTTTAGGACTATGTTATGGCTTGACATAGGAGAGTTTCCTATTATATCCACAAAGATCGTGATTTGAGAAAGTTTAGGCCAAAACTAATACTAGTCGTTGTTGACAAGTCTTGAACTTGGTAAGCCTTTAGCTAAGGCTGAGCAAAAAGCTAGATTGACTTCAAAATGATTTGAGGAAAATTTATTCCTTCCTTTTGTATGGTTCATGGTTGCCTTGTTATCATTGTCTTGGTTGTGGttgatttgaaattgattCTTATCACTGTATATAGAAATAATGACGACAGAAGCAGTCTAAATaacatgaaaaacaaaaaaagtttaaataacataaaacttacTGAATGCATTATAGAAATTTACATCCCAGAGTCTCTTTGATCAACTTAGACAACCCAACCATTTTGGAAGCAATAGTTTCCACATAGCTGAGAGAAAGAGTGAAATGTATTTATGAATGTACTTGTAAACACAACACATATTTGAACTTCcgaagattttaaaatattaccttCTGCATCTTGAGTCATACATGAACAAATTACCATATGCTGATTGCTGAGGACTCTTTGGCCATATTATTCctcaatttaatgaaaacaagaaaacagaACCAAGAACAAACCTACAAAAGAATGAACAAAGGCACAAGCAACTAGTTTGTGAAGAAAAATCTGCTCTCATTATTGATCAATACTatcaaaatacaaatggatTCTACAGAAGAATTTGCACATATCACAATGTAATAGATCCCATGTAATTTGGTTAACAGACGAAGAAGAAAGAGCTCTCATATCAGGCTCTGCTTGTCAGCTTCTATTTATACTGGAAACGCATTAACAAATTATAACTAAATCTGCCACGTAAgcaaaaaatatcaaacagaAATCTTTAACTAAAGTCAATATGCATAATGTCCACAAgttcttctcatttttcatttgagtCCAAAAACTCAAATGCTTATATCTTCACATTATCCACCTTGCAATTGATTCAGATAATCCCTTCAACAAAGCATTATCTAAAAACCCTTCAATCAATTACAATTCACTCCTGAATTTAGTTTGATTTGGGCAAAACACCCATTAAGTTTATATATAACTCAAATTTTACAGTAGGAAGCACTTTAGTAAGTGCATTAGCAGGATTTACATCTGTATGGATCTTGCACACAGCCACAGCTCCCCCTTACAATTTCATCTCTGATAAACTGCAACTTTACATCTATATGCTTGGACTACTGATGATAGACCTgatttttaatcaattgagTGGCACTTTGATTATCACATAAATCTTGGTTTGTTTCCTGATTCAACTAAAGTTCATTGAGAACACCTTTAATCGACACGGCCTCCTTAACTACCTTTGTTGCTATAACAAATTTAGCCTTAGTTGAAGATAATGCCACCATTGGCTGGCTCTAGAGATGCTTTCCAACTTATCATGCACATATTTAACATAaacatatacccttaaatagACCTTCTTTTATCCAAGTCTCCAGTAAAATTAGAATCCACATAATCCGCAACTTCATTTGCATCACTTTCTATACAACAAACCACAAGCAAAAGAACCTTTGAGATATCTCATTTTCCATTTGATTGCACTTCAATGAGTTTTGCTTAGACGACTAAAAAATCTGCTGACAACAGGTTGTATCAAGTCTAACGCAGACCACTGCATATATAAGGCTCTCTACAGCTTGTGCATATTGTATCTCATTCATCTGTAGCTTTTCAGCCTTTCAGGATTGTGCTGTTGACAACTTGAATTGGGGACCAAAAGGAGTTAGAACATGTTTGCAGTCATGCATATCAAACCTCTCTAAAACCTTCTTAATATACTTTTCTTAACTTAGAAACAAGGTATTGGcaactctatttttttagatttccAGGCCAAGGATCTTTTTGGCATTGCCAAGgttcttcatttcaaactatccttttaacaatttttttaattgatgtatcTCATAGTTGTCTTTGCCTATAATTAGcatatcatccacataaagAGGCAGATATACAACTCCACCTTGATCTGAGCCACCATAATGAACACAACTATCAAATTTGCTTTGGTGGTATTAATTTGTGATTATAACTCATCAAATCTTCCATACCATTATCTAGGAGATTTCTATGCAAGGACTTATATAGTAAACACATATGACCTTCTTTTCCTTTGCACTCACATCATTCAGGTTGAACCATTAGTATCTATTTTTCAAGATTACCATGAAGGAAGATAGTTTTAACATCCGTTTGTTCAAGCTCCATATCTAACAAAGTTAACAAATCCACACCCTTTTTTGTGTAAGCTCTCTAGCTACAAGCTTTGCTTTATACCTTGAAGGTTCAATACCTGGAATTCCCTCATTCTTCTTAAATATCCACATACAACTAACTAGCTTTCTATTGCCTGGGTTTGGTACAAGTGTCTAGGTATGGTTTCTTTGCAGGGAGTCCATCACTTTTTGCATAGAAAAAAACCATTTAACGTTATCCTCACTTTCAATAGGTTTAGAGTAACTTCTAGGCTCCTCAATGTCATCAACACTTAACAATGGGTAGGcaattaaatcaatataaCCATACTTCACTAATGCTTTAGTTTGCCTTTTAATTCTGTCTTTAGCTAATTGATAGTTCTGCAAGTCAAATAGTTGCAAATCTGGTAGCGAAATGTCTTCAACTCCACCATTTGTTCCATTCTTATAATCATATTCCTCTTTTTCATGATATCTGTCATTAGAAAACTCCACCTTAAGCTTTGAAATGTCAATTactatttcaaaattattatcagCGTATTCATCAAAGTTGGTTGTTACACTTTCTTTGAGTAATATAGATTTGTGGAACACTATATCCCTACTAATAATACACTTCTTTTGCTCTCCCCACCAGATCTTATACCCTTTAACTCTATTAGGGTATCCAATAAAGACCCTTTTCAAGGCTCTAATATCAAGCTTGCCTTGATTTTAGATGAACATAAATAGGACCTCACTAAAATTTTCATACTTTGCAGGCCTTCTTGACCATATATCTTTAGGTGTCTTAAACCCAATAGTAGATGATAAGCTTCTATTGACTAAACAAGTTGTATTCACAGCTTCTGTCCGAAAGCTTATTAGAGGGTGTAACCTGAAAGTTTCTTTGATAATTGCTTTCAAGTAATCTAGGTTTTGGATGTCCGGCTCTTCGATTTTGCTCTTTCCTTTGAATGCCTTTCTTACCTCTTCTTGTGCCTTCTTCATAACTCCATGGTTCTTTATTAGTTATGACATTTCCCATTCAATTGATGTTGCTGAAGTCTCACTCCCCGCAGTGAAAATGTCCTGAAATTCATAGATCTTGTTAGTCCATATAGTTATTGTCTTTTACAGTATATTGATCTTGTTGGTCTATATAGTTATTGTCTCGATTATGTATAATTATGGCATTAGTGTAAAGGACTTACCAAAATGATAGCTTTAATCTAGTTAATTGTGAGATGAAACTTACTCTTATTATCCTCCTCATAACTTAAAAGACTGTCAACAATATCTTCCTGATCATCAGCTTTGACATGATTCCCATTCCTTTGCAACCTATGTTCTAtgagaatttcttcaagaatCTTATCCATCTTCTTATGAATGCTCAATACTCTAGCCTTGACCCATGTTATGGAACTAAGAAATTCGAGTGAAGGATACACGTCAAAGATGTCAAAGCCTCCAGCAAGGCTCATAATTTCCTCGAGCACATTGGAAATTAGGTGTCTACCTTAGCAATTTATCTTGAAATTTGCCTCTCCAATGCTGAATGCATGCATGTGTATGCAAGATGGTCAATTGATGCATTAACCAAATTTGAATGCTTATATTTGAGTtccaattttgaatttttcaacaCACGGGTCTCGTATCGTGCTCCCTTAAAATATTGGGAGTTAATAGATATTTGCCGCTGCTCCACGTTACAGTGAAAATGGAATGTAGCAATATGCATCTTTAATAGCTGCAAATTCAagaatttttgctttttgtatACGTTGGCCATGAACTCGATGATTTAATAGtggtaattaaaaaagttacaaGCAGAGCATAAATAGGAATAACGCTCTTcgtttataataatatgttaggaaattggtgggtgaagcagacatgcagctaaaataaaattggaagacaaataaagaacaagcacaaaagagAACACTAGAAATTActtggttcggcttttagcctacgtccacgggcgaaaacaaaaggaaatattttactagtaaaaAAGAGTTACAagcactactagaaaaatggtctttactgactttagaatagtgtcagaaattactttcactgacacttgttaattgtgtcagtaatctgggagtcagaaaaatagtgacacttgtaaGTGGTGTCAATGATTACTATTACTACAGTATCACCGATATTATGACACCATAGTGTTAgtagttattgatattttattagtgtctaTGATTATTGTTACCATGGTATcactagttaatttattttttaaaaaataaaaaattaaattggatcattgcctattgatttatttgtaaaattaaaagcaccacaaaataataaaaagaaattgatttatatcacaaaatctttcatttcacatttaaatattattagtatatattacaaattgaacTTCAATAGCCAAAATATGAGATATCCTACTCTCATAactaaataatccaaattcaatacataaaattagtcTCTGTCCCTATCTGACCAACTTCCATCAGAATTAGCCTCATCACTTCTGCTTTCACTGTGATAATTGGAGCGCCTCCGACTCCAAGTTGTTTCATGAACTTGACGTTCATCATCATGGCTTCTGCCAGAACCACTTTTCACACGATCAGCCTCCCTTGATCTAGACCTTCTATAATGATGCCTatataagaaattacaaaaccatAAATAACCAGAAGATTTCTAACATCAGCAgtaaatacattaaataatgaaaatttgatcATAGTTTGGATCATCATCCCTTGTACATAAGTTTGCAATGCTACATCACCAAAGGCTTCTTGTtgaatctaattattttcttgccaTGCTTGGAACATGGTCATTACGCCACATACTAATCATACATTTTTGCGTTTTAAACTCGAACAATAGACCAAAAAACCAACAGAAGAGCTTTCTTTAAATCTTGCATTGTGAGAACATCTTTTCATTATTCATTGCTTCTAAGAAAACCGAGTTAGGAGACTTGAAGAAAACACAAATGAAGAGAACGATACTATGAAGAAACCTCTCAAAATCATCGGTCAAACATGGAagtttaaactaaaaaattcaaataacagaaagtgaattaaataaacaagagTTCATATATACCAAGTACAGTTTTTAGTGTCTATGACTAGTAATAAAAGCATACCTGTCGGCATTAGTTGAATCTATCTTGTTGCTCGTTTGTCCTGAGCGTTCTTGATTCCAGGTCCCAGATTCATCAGAATAACCAAATAAAGCAGCCATCTTTTTCACCCAATATCTCGGAGGTGGTTTATCCCAATCAGCCCATTCATAGTCTCCGCCAGGGTTGCAGAAACAGTGGATAAAATTGCAAGCCATTCCACGAGAGCATGTCTGTTAAAATATGCTCAACGAATATAATAAGAgtgtaaagaaaagaag contains:
- the LOC127900418 gene encoding zinc finger CCCH domain-containing protein 16-like, whose protein sequence is MKSRLKTCSRGMACNFIHCFCNPGGDYEWADWDKPPPRYWVKKMAALFGYSDESGTWNQERSGQTSNKIDSTNADRHHYRRSRSREADRVKSGSGRSHDDERQVHETTWSRRRSNYHSESRSDEANSDGSWSDRDRD